A region from the Vicia villosa cultivar HV-30 ecotype Madison, WI linkage group LG3, Vvil1.0, whole genome shotgun sequence genome encodes:
- the LOC131655941 gene encoding phytohormone-binding protein-like — protein sequence MIKEFNTETTLNVELEALWAAQSRDFIFIVPKILPNIVKDVQLVQGDGGVGTILIFNFLPGISPVNYQREEITEFDELSHEIGLQVIEGGYLNQGLSYYKTTFKFTAITQDKTLVNVKISYDHESDDIEEKVKPTKTSESTLFYLGCLEKYLLNVA from the exons ATGATAAAGGAATTCAACACCGAAACAACGCTCAACGTAGAGTTGGAGGCCCTGTGGGCAGCTCAGTCGAGAGATTTCATTTTCATTGTTCCAAAGATTCTACCAAATATTGTGAAAGATGTGCAACTAGTTCAAGGGGATGGAGGAGTTGGTACCATCCTCATCTTTAACTTTTTGCCTG GTATATCCCCAGTGAACTATCAGAGGGAAGAGATCACTGAGTTTGATGAGTTATCCCATGAAATTGGGCTGCAAGTGATTGAAGGAGGCTATCTGAATCAAGGTTTGTCATACTACAAGACAACGTTTAAATTCACAGCAATAACACAAGATAAGACTTTGGTCAACGTGAAGATCTCTTATGATCATGAATCCGACGACATAGAAGAAAAGGTCAAACCTACCAAGACATCAGAATCCACTTTATTTTATCTTGGCTGCCTAGAAAAGTATCTCTTGAATGTTGCTTGA